Proteins from a single region of Trichoderma asperellum chromosome 3, complete sequence:
- a CDS encoding uncharacterized protein (EggNog:ENOG41), which translates to MASEQTSGTILTFHHDGKLINLQTQVVSIRPFSALEEQNRAIFKDAGDDDYVVVTKETIFHPQGGGQPSDEGSITSVASPAISIDIRAARMDVVNDGLVLHLGRFKDSTETTLQPGDVVEQTIDAEKRLLYSRLHTAGHVLGSAVRNLLEKEIEGFDELKASHFPDSAACEFRGLIEGKWKQPIQDRVDEYLRRAMPVEIDFWTEDDFKREGLERLIPDRSLLPPGESKFRVVRIVGAEVYPCGGTHVDTTDLCGATTVKKIGRSKGISRVSYTVA; encoded by the coding sequence ATGGCCTCCGAACAGACATCCGGGACTATCTTGACCTTTCACCATGATGGAAAATTGATCAATTTGCAGACTCAAGTAGTGTCAATACGGCCGTTTTCTGCCCTTGAGGAGCAAAATCGCGCCATTTTCAAGGacgctggcgatgatgactaTGTTGTCGTAACCAAGGAGACTATCTTCCACCCCCAGGGTGGCGGACAGCCCTCTGACGAAGGATCAATCACATCAGTTGCATCTCCTGCCATTTCTATCGACATCAGAGCGGCACGCATGGACGTTGTCAACGACGGGCTGGTGCTGCATCTCGGCCGCTTCAAAGACTCAACGGAGACGACGCTTCAGCCTGGCGATGTTGTTGAGCAGACCATTGATGCGGAGAAGCGCCTCCTCTACTCAAGACTGCATACCGCGGGTCATGTTCTGGGATCAGCAGTAAGGAATCTCCTGGAAAAGGAGATTGAAGGGTTCGATGAACTCAAGGCGTCGCATTTCCCCGACAGCGCTGCCTGCGAGTTTCGTGGTCTTATCGAGGGCAAATGGAAGCAGCCGATCCAGGACCGCGTCGACGAGTATCTTCGCCGTGCAATGCCCGTGGAAATTGACTTCTGGACAGAAGACGACTTCAAGCGAGAGGGCCTAGAGCGTTTGATTCCCGACCGAAGCCTGTTGCCTCCAGGAGAGAGCAAGTTCCGCGTTGTGCGCATTGTGGGAGCTGAGGTTTATCCCTGTGGAGGAACACATGTTGACACAACTGATCTATGCGGCGCAACAACGGTGAAGAAGATTGGGAGAAGCAAAGGTATCAGCCGGGTCAGCTACACAGTAGCATGA
- a CDS encoding uncharacterized protein (EggNog:ENOG41), which produces MGSNELPFTLADASLGHLDCLVDGQTVVAKSGKRFDVIDPGTGKSWASCPDCRQEDVDAAVQSSHRAFQTYSKWTPRQRAQTLLKWHQEIVAARDDLAKILVYETGKPLAEAYGEVDYGTTFTWWFVGEAERIQGASIVNAVPGRRAVTIKQPIGVVAALVPWNFPLALILRKASGALAAGCTMVVKPSPETPITALAVARLALKAGFPPGVLNTLTTSLEGTPELAEALCLHPLVKKVTFTGSTRVGKIITSHCAKNLKKALVELGGNCPFIVFEDANLDQALEHFMPLKWRHAGQACVSSNRVYVQRGVYDKFVAAIIKATSELKIGHGMAEGTTLGPVTTPRSLDRAEDMAKDAISKGAKMVLGNGLRDQTADGGYFMKPTILTNVTDDMLMSQDEIFAPLLGVSVFDTEEEVIQRANNTAMGLTSYAFTKNVDRLWRLFERLEAGMIGLNTGTNSCAESPFGGIKESGSGKESGKDVAVDEYMVTKTGTFTFEGL; this is translated from the exons ATGGGTAGTAACGAACTTCCTTTTACTTTGGCCGATGCAAGCCTTGGCCACCTAGACTGTCTTGTCGATGGGCAGACTGTAGTCGCCAAATCAGGCAAACGCTTCGATGTCATTGACCCCGGCACTGGCAAATCTTGGGCGTCGTGCCCAGACTGCCGACAAGAAGACGTCGACGCTGCAGTCCAATCGTCACATCGGGCCTTTCAAACATACTCTAAATGGACACCTAGGCAACGGGCCCAGACGTTGTTGAAATGGCACCAGGAGATTGTTGCTGCGCGAGATGACCTCGCCAAGATTCTGGTCTACGAGACGGGCAAACCCCTTGCGGAAGCTTATGGCGAAGTCGACTACGGCACCACCTTCACCTGGTGGTTTGTAGGCGAAGCAGAGCGAATCCAGGGAGCTTCAATTGTCAACGCAGTCCCTGGCCGACGAGCAGTTACCATCAAGCAGCCTATTGGAGTTGTCGCTGCTCTTGTGCCATGGAACTTTCCCCTAGCTCTGATTCTCAGAAAGGCGAGCGGAGCCCTTGCGGCAGGCTGCACGATGGTTGTCAAGCCTTCGCCTGAGACACCCATCACAGCGCTCGCAGTGGCTCGGCTTGCACTGAAGGCTGGATTCCCTCCGGGAGTACTTAATACCCTAACAACAAGCCTCGAAGGCACGCCAGAATTGGCAGAAGCACTGTGTCTTCACCCACTGGTCAAAAAGGTGACCTTTACTGGTAGCACAAGAGTCGGCAAAATTATCACGAGCCATTGTGCGAAAAACCTGAAAAAGGCTTTGGTTGAACTTGGCGGAAACTGCCCCTTTATCGTCTTTGAGGATGCCAACCTTGACCAAGCGCTGGAACACTTTATGCCACTCAAGTGGCGGCATGCGGGTCAGGCTTGCGTTTCTTCAAATAGAGTCTACGTACAACGAGGAGTTTATGACAAGTTTGTTGCTGCCATTATCAAGGCCACATCTGAACTGAAGATTGGCCACGGAATGGCAGAGGGCACTACCCTAGGTCCAGTCACGACGCCAAGAAGTCTTGATAGGGCCGAAGACATGGCCAAGGATGCTATTTCCAAGGGAGCAAAGATGGTGCTTGGGAATGGGCTCAGAGACCAAACGGCAGATGGAGGTTATTTCATGAAGCCTACAATCTTGACAAATGTCACAGATGATATGCTCATGAGCCAGGATGAAATATTTGCGCCTCTATTGGGAGTTTCGGTGTTTGACACAGAAGAGGAAGTAATTCAACGGGCCAACAATACTGCCATGGGCCTAACCAGCTATGCTTTTACAAAGAATGTGGACAGACTTTGGAGGCTTTTTGAACGATTGGAAGCAGGCATGATTGGTTTG AATACAGGTACTAATTCTTGCGCTGAATCACCATTTGGGGGCATCAAGGAGAGTGGATCGGGTAAGGAGAGTGGAAAGGAcgttgctgttgatgagTATATGGTTACAAAGACTGGAACTTTCACCTTTGAGGGCTTGTAA
- a CDS encoding uncharacterized protein (EggNog:ENOG41), with protein MPSTRLEGKVAIITGAASGFGRGIATKFAQEGAKVIVADLSEEAGKAVASELQGAFLRTDVTKRADWEAVLALAIKEYGHLDIVVNNAGAAYPNKATEGVTEKEFDLVMNVNVKSIYLSTNVIVPYFLKENRPGSFIQIASTAGIRPRGGLSWYSASKGACITATKALASEYGPKQIRFNAVSPVVGITGMTDLFLGATDISAFVSTVPLGRPSTPADIANACCYLASDEASFITGVNLEVDGGRCV; from the exons atGCCGTCAACCCGTCTCGAGGGCAAGGTAGCCATCATCACTGGCGCTGCGTCTGGCTTCGGCAGAGGAATTGCCACAAAGTTCGCCCAGGAAGGTGCCAAAGTCATTGTAGCAGATCTCTCAGAAGAGGCCGGCAAAGCGGTTGCATCTGAGCTCCAAGGCGCTTTTTTACGCACCGATGTCACCAAGAGGGCTGATTGGGAGGCCGTATTGGCGCTGGCGATCAAAGAGTATGGGCATTTGGATATTGTCGTAAATAACGCTGGCGCAGCCTATCCAAACAAGGCGACAGAAGGCGTTACTGAGAAAGAATTCGACTTGGTGATGAATGTCAATGTCAAGTCGATTTATTTGTCGACCAATGTCATTGTGCCATACTTCTTGAAGGAGAACCGCCCTGGCAGCTTTATCCAGATTGCATCAACGGCTGGCATCCGGCCCCGCGGTGGATTATCATGGTACAGCGCTTCCAAGGGAGCTTGCATCACAGCTACGAAAGCGCTGGCTTCTGAATACGGCCCCAAACAGATTCGGTTTAATGCCGTTTCTCCAGTTGTTGGCATTACGGGAAT GACGGATCTTTTCCTTGGAGCTACTGATATATCTGCTTTTGTCTCGACAGTTCCGCTGGGTCGGCCATCAACCCCAGCAGACATTGCCAATGCTTGTTGCTATTTGGCAAGTGATGAGGCATCCTTTATCACTGGCGTCAATCTAGAGGTAGATGGTGGACGATGCGTATAA
- the LEU2 gene encoding 3-isopropylmalate dehydrogenase, giving the protein MTQTFRILVLPGDHVGPEVMAEALKVLDVVEECRPNLKFERTFDLVGGSSIDKHGVPVTEEVLDKASKSDAVLFGSVGGPEWANASPNPEAGILGLRHKLDAFANLRPCEILVPSLLEASPLKPDIVKGTKFIVVRENCGGAYFGDKVEKPEVASDLWVYEPREVERCARVSAAVAKILGKKGDGKGGGGPATVWSADKANVLASGRLWRRVTEDVFKREFPDIELRHQLADSMAMLMVKNPRGFNGVIHTDNTFGDILSDISGGIVGSLGTLPSASISGIPGEGRCNGIYEPVHGSAPDIAGKNLVNPVAQILSLAMLLRYSCVLVDEAVAIEKAVERVFDSKEAGGLGIRTKDMGGDAGTKEAGDAIASEVRRLLQAN; this is encoded by the coding sequence ATGACTCAAACATTCCGCATTCTTGTCCTTCCAGGCGACCATGTCGGGCCTGAGGTGATGGCCGAGGCCCTCAAAGTACTAGACGTCGTGGAAGAGTGTCGCCCAAACCTCAAATTCGAGCGCACTTTCGACCTCGTCGGCGGAAGCAGTATCGACAAGCACGGCGTCCCAGTTACAGAGGAGGTCCTCGACAAAGCCAGCAAGAGTGACGCGGTGCTATTTGGCAGCGTGGGCGGCCCAGAGTGGGCAAATGCTTCCCCCAACCCAGAGGCTGGCATTCTGGGTCTTCGACACAAGCTGGATGCATTTGCGAATCTACGGCCGTGTGAGATCCTCGTGCCGTCCCTGCTGGAAGCCTCGCCTCTCAAGCCTGATATCGTCAAAGGCACCAAGTTTATCGTCGTGAGAGAGAACTGCGGCGGTGCTTACTTTGGAGACAAAGTCGAAAAGCCCGAAGTTGCATCGGACTTGTGGGTATATGAGCCCCGAGAAGTCGAGCGCTGTGCTCGTGTGTCGGCCGCGGTGGCGAAGATATTGGGGAAGAAGGGTGACGGcaaaggcggcggcggtccaGCCACTGTCTGGAGCGCTGATAAAGCAAATGTTCTGGCCAGCGGCAGGCTTTGGCGCAGAGTCACGGAAGACGTGTTCAAGAGAGAGTTTCCGGATATCGAGTTGCGCCACCAGCTCGCGGACAGCATGGCCATGTTGATGGTCAAGAACCCTCGCGGCTTCAACGGAGTCATTCATACAGACAACACCTTTGGCGATATTTTGTCCGATATTTCGGGCGGAATCGTAGGCAGCCTCGGGACTCTGCCGAGTGCGAGCATTTCTGGCATCCCTGGAGAGGGAAGATGCAATGGCATCTATGAGCCGGTGCATGGCAGCGCTCCAGACATTGCTGGGAAGAACTTGGTCAACCCAGTCGCGCAGATTCTGAGTCTGGCGATGCTGCTGAGGTATTCGTGCGTGCTTGTAGACGAGGCGGTGGCCATTGAGAAGGCCGTCGAGAGGGTATTTGATTCGAAGGAAGCTGGCGGGCTCGGGATTCGGACAAAGGATATGGGAGGTGATGCTGGGACGAaggaggctggagatgccATTGCTAGCGAGGTTCGACGCCTCTTACAGGCAAATTGA
- a CDS encoding uncharacterized protein (TransMembrane:10 (i21-39o95-114i157-176o188-211i258-284o304-322i329-350o362-382i394-416o428-448i)), which yields MVSQKIRDYLHTDYQPGERTLLRKIDFFILTFCCLSYFINYLDRSNLSNAYVSGMKEDLGFVGNQLNEINTCFTVGYVLGQIPSNLSLYYVKPRIWFPSMMLLWGGLTMVTASVHNPQSIMAIRFFQGMCEASTFVGTHYILGAWYTERELGKRSGIFTSSGLAGTMIGGFIQTGIHKSLNGRGGLAGWRWLFIIDGLLTIPVALYGIIFFPDTPRNTTAFYLSDDEKRLAAARVPVIEESSPITLRFLKKVLTSWQFWGFVMLWVIAGETESFSSNALLALFLKSSPTHTYTVSQLNNYPTGVPAVGIVSTLFWATLTDFLNGKRYLVGYWIGIVGIATSIMILVASHHPTSPGSTPVVMAAYYIAGSVYACQATFFAWCNDSLRYEEHVFRAIVLAGMNLGNNAVNAWWSIIFYGAAMAPWFTRGMWAMIACCIALVIWTAVLSYLDRRHKKTIVEIDEAGGSLSIVVEGKE from the exons ATGGTATCTCAAAAGATCCGCGACTACTTGCATACCGATTATCAGCCTGGGGAGCGCACGCTGTTGCGCAAGAttgatttcttcatcttaACATTCTGCTGCCTGAGTTACTTCATCAACTAT CTTGATCGTTCAAATCTCTCCAATGCCTATGTTTCGGGAATGAAAGAAGACTTGGGCTTTGTAGGCAATCAACTCAATGAAATCAACACTTGCTTTACAGTTGG TTACGTTTTGGGTCAGATCCCTTCCAACCTTTCTCTTTACTATGTCAAGCCACGCATCTGGTTCCCCTCCATGATGCTGCTCTGGGGCGGCCTCACCATGGTCACCGCCTCGGTGCACAACCCTCAgtccatcatggccattCGCTTTTTCCAGGGCATGTGCGAAGCCTCCACTTTCGTTGGCACGCACTACATCCTCGGCGCCTGGTATACTGAGCGTGAGCTCGGCAAGCGCAGCGGCATCTTCACGTCCTCTGGCCTGGCCGGCACTATGATCGGCGGCTTTATCCAGACAGGCATTCATAAAAGTCTCAATGGCCGCGGCGGGCTTGCAGGTTGGCGATGGCTGTTCATCATTGACGGCCTTCTCACGATCCCTGTTGCGTTGTAtggcatcatcttcttcccagaCACGCCTCGCAACACCACAGCGTTTTATCTCAGCGACGATGAGAAACGCCTGGCTGCGGCCCGCGTGCCTGTCATTGAAGAGAGCTCACCCATCACCCTGCGCTTCCTTAAGAAAGTTCTTACGTCCTGGCAATTCTGGGGCTTTGTTATGCTCTGGGTCATTGCTGGAGAAACAGAATCTTTTTCCAGCAACGCGCTTCTTGCGCTCTTCCTCAAAAGCAGCCCTACTCATACTTATACTGTCAGCCAACTTAACAACTATCCAACCGGCGTACCGGCCGTTGGCATCGTCTCGACCCTATTTTGGGCCACACTGACTGATTTCTTGAATGGAAAACGCTACCTCGTTGGCTACTGGATCGGCATCGTTGGCATTGCCACCTCTATCATGATACTGGTGGCTTCACACCACCCTACAAGCCCAGGCTCTACCCCGGTAGTAATGGCTGCTTACTACATTGCCGGCTCCGTCTATGCGTGCCAGGCCACCTTCTTCGCCTGGTGCAATGATTCACTTCGTTATGAAGAGCACGTCTTCCGTGCTATTGTGCTGGCCGGCATGAACCTAGGCAACAATGCCGTCAACGCTTGGTGGAGCATCATCTTCTACGGCGCCGCTATGGCTCCATGGTTCACG CGCGGTATGTGGGCCATGATTGCTTGCTGCATTGCCCTTGTTATCTGGACGGCCGTGCTGTCTTACCTGGACCGTCGCCACAAAAAGACTATCGTGGAAATTGATGAAGCCGGGGGTAGCCTCAGCATTGTTGTTGAGGGCAAAGAGTGA
- a CDS encoding uncharacterized protein (EggNog:ENOG41) codes for MASNTNDGVLQQRNKPVGKPRGMRRDRDCRSCKLRNVKCDLNRPSCGECVAAGVPCGGYPQRVIWVGASSSVKEASSPTSAPSSTSVRSTRLARSQSAISRSSDSGQTPPDRGASDSWSPPDRPASSPGDDAAPISWSEADQNSFIKPLATLCQQIISLDGDALRSNHYLSVEALRLISRLRDFVQARIDGHPARADMWESEDLARYRLDALMSLKDALKATNPFAFIGIAAFAFFEVCDSGFGDWQRHLYGAKSLLDYHCKSRAELDNLSRSVTGLSEMVVRLVWFDTCGSIIRGTTDLIFENWHRELLTDNFFRTVGCAAETFELFTKVASGEVASSPTNSAFLAIKQLLGLGQGTSDWDRSADAYRCAAVIAVLTRAGSEPMTLSTQSTISVAVDRACQIIAATPSSSQFYIHMAVPAYLAGMNATSKKQCDIVRSYWHNCSHAGVRRYPDGLARCEDRWKMKGLA; via the exons ATGGCTTCCAACACCAACGATGGGGTCCTTCAACAGCGCAACAAGCCAGTCGGAAAGCCTCGCGGCATGCGCCGGGACCGGGACTGTCGAAGCTGCAAGCTAAGAAACGTGAAATGCGATCTGAACAGGCCCTCGTGCGGAGAA TGCGTCGCCGCCGGGGTGCCATGTGGCGGATACCCGCAGCGAGTCATCTGGGTCGGTGCCAGCTCATCCGTAAAGGAGGCATCCTCGCCGACCTCAGCGCCATCATCGACCTCAGTCCGCTCCACTAGACTGGCCCGGTCTCAGTCGGCCATCTCGCGGTCCAGCGACTCTGGCCAGACGCCCCCAGACCGCGGCGCCTCGGACTCGTGGTCGCCGCCTGACCGGCCAGCCTCGAGCCCcggcgacgatgccgccCCGATCAGCTGGTCCGAGGCCGACCAGAACAGCTTCATCAAGCCGCTAGCGACGCTGTGCCAGCAGATCATCTCGCTGGACGGCGACGCGCTGCGCAGCAACCACTACCTGTCCGTAGAGGCGCTGCGGCTGATCTCGCGGCTGCGCGACTTTGTGCAGGCTCGCATCGACGGCCACCCGGCGCGTGCTGACATGTGGGAGTCGGAAGACCTGGCGCGGTACCGGCTGGACGCGCTCATGAGCCTCAAGGATGCGCTCAAGGCGACGAATCCGTTTGCCTTTATCGGGATTGCggcctttgccttcttcgagGTGTGTGACAGCGGCTTCGGCGACTGGCAGCGTCATCTGTATGGGGCAAAGTCGCTGCTGGACTACCACTGCAAGAGCCGGGCCGAGCTGGACAACTTGTCACGTAGTGTAACTGGTTTGAGCGAAATGGTGGTCCGCCTGGTGTGGTTCGATACCTGCGGCAGTATCATCCGGGGCACTACTGATCTCATCTTTGAGAACTGGCACCGAGAGCTTCTGACTGATAACTTCTTCCGCACTGTTGGTTGCGCGGCAGAAACTTTTGAGTTATTCACTAAAGTAGCCAGCGGCGAGGTTGCGTCTAGTCCTACCAATAGTGCCTTTCTTGCGATCAAACAGCTTCTTGGCTTGGGCCAAGGAACCTCTGACTGGGATCGTTCAGCTGATGCATATCGCTGCGCTGCTGTCATTGCTGTGTTAACCCGGGCCGGCAGCGAACCCATGACTTTGTCCACACAGAGCACAATCTCCGTAGCTGTGGACCGGGCGTGCCAGATTATCGCAGCAACACCTTCTTCCTCGCAGTTTTATATCCACATGGCTGTTCCGGCATACTTGGCCGGGATGAACGCAACCTCGAAAAAGCAATGTGACATTGTAAGGTCATATTGGCATAACTGTAGCCATGCTGGGGTTCGACGATATCCAGATGGTTTGGCTAGATGCGAAGACCGCTGGAAGATGAAAGGGCTGGCATAG